One window from the genome of Bacteroidota bacterium encodes:
- a CDS encoding DUF4157 domain-containing protein, giving the protein MEKHSTIHKSASSYLPVQQQVSSHAAALSDNRPASVAQRKKSESAPPSAEQPVQRKPNNTGLPDQLKTGIENLSGHSMDDVQVHFNSSQPAQLNAHAYAQGNQIHLAPGQEKHLPHEAWHVVQQKQGRVKPTMQMKGKVNVNDDHALEKEADVMGKQALQRKVTDSDTPNVPIQTNSNQTQNPVQRKVGFEYEIGSIDVEKRTGFFGGNWIAYNKGDVILRKKGYSITADIDPVGGTHVEFILDPINEHSPQDLQKMLIATQNIVLDIQALTAPPVNNWKQANTIARINGYNWTRFLSVTGYPATIGQLQMTGGVRIDKLYQVTSGSALGREAPNWFHGAGPLQPQHYKEYARNYEATDPFGNVSQPIYQHAIQSVRNHYHFLTGPEKKAVASVISILVQLPLHGHNALPGAVGLLQARTDYSKIIFTLEEYLNQNRILSLGYNRFRAAVIQTLNPYIPGVNAGTPVFSPAFVIQGQQFHQVSIGQWLRNMMPSDGYIFRRSQGKDLITSKHFPGTPQQKKELRAFGGFGSKTDPGDRPVFEWRGIRQFHPNELLLVVAGMVKYLRKINK; this is encoded by the coding sequence ATGGAAAAACATTCAACTATCCATAAATCAGCAAGTTCATATTTGCCTGTTCAGCAACAGGTATCATCGCATGCGGCAGCACTCAGCGATAACCGGCCTGCATCTGTGGCGCAACGGAAAAAAAGTGAATCAGCGCCGCCATCAGCTGAGCAGCCGGTTCAGCGCAAGCCCAACAATACCGGTCTGCCCGACCAGCTCAAAACCGGTATCGAAAACTTATCCGGGCATTCGATGGATGATGTGCAGGTGCATTTTAACTCTTCGCAACCCGCACAGTTGAATGCGCATGCCTATGCACAGGGCAATCAGATCCATCTGGCGCCCGGGCAGGAAAAACATTTGCCGCATGAGGCCTGGCATGTGGTGCAGCAAAAACAGGGGCGTGTGAAACCTACCATGCAGATGAAAGGGAAGGTGAATGTGAACGATGATCATGCGCTGGAGAAAGAAGCGGATGTTATGGGAAAACAGGCATTGCAGAGAAAAGTCACAGATAGCGATACACCCAATGTTCCGATTCAGACAAACTCAAATCAAACACAAAATCCGGTTCAGCGTAAAGTAGGGTTTGAGTATGAAATAGGTAGTATTGATGTGGAAAAGCGAACCGGTTTTTTCGGGGGAAACTGGATAGCGTATAATAAAGGCGATGTTATTTTGCGCAAAAAAGGATATTCCATTACGGCTGATATTGATCCTGTGGGAGGAACACATGTCGAATTTATTCTTGATCCCATCAATGAACACAGTCCGCAAGACCTGCAGAAGATGCTTATTGCCACTCAGAATATTGTGTTGGATATTCAGGCACTCACCGCACCTCCTGTGAACAACTGGAAACAAGCCAATACAATAGCCCGAATCAATGGATACAATTGGACACGCTTTCTGAGTGTAACGGGTTATCCAGCTACAATAGGCCAGCTGCAGATGACAGGAGGTGTGAGAATAGATAAATTGTATCAGGTAACCAGCGGCTCGGCATTAGGCCGTGAAGCGCCCAATTGGTTTCATGGAGCTGGTCCACTTCAGCCACAGCATTATAAAGAGTACGCCAGAAACTATGAAGCTACCGACCCGTTTGGAAATGTAAGTCAGCCTATTTATCAGCATGCGATCCAGAGTGTGCGTAATCATTATCATTTTCTTACCGGTCCTGAAAAGAAAGCGGTTGCCAGCGTAATAAGTATTCTGGTTCAGCTACCCCTGCATGGTCATAACGCCTTGCCGGGGGCAGTGGGTTTGTTGCAGGCACGCACCGACTATTCCAAAATCATCTTCACGCTTGAAGAGTATTTAAATCAAAACAGGATACTCAGTTTGGGGTATAACCGCTTCCGAGCAGCAGTAATTCAAACACTCAACCCTTACATTCCCGGAGTGAATGCGGGAACACCGGTTTTTTCACCGGCATTTGTAATTCAAGGACAACAGTTTCATCAGGTTAGCATAGGTCAGTGGTTAAGAAACATGATGCCTTCTGATGGTTACATTTTCCGCAGATCGCAGGGCAAAGACTTAATTACCAGCAAGCATTTTCCGGGCACTCCGCAGCAAAAGAAAGAACTGCGCGCATTTGGTGGTTTCGGAAGTAAAACGGATCCGGGCGACAGACCTGTATTTGAATGGAGAGGAATACGGCAGTTTCATCCAAACGAATTGCTGCTGGTTGTAGCTGGAATGGTGAAGTATTTACGAAAAATTAATAAATAA
- a CDS encoding histidine kinase, protein MQLLNYFFFMCVMCVAMILPAQNTLRQDTSQRNYVLPVNQASTQLLNSIAENKPAAELANNYAQLAQSLSTTGDYARAEAYLNKAIELEKTVKGQKNLPAYYRELAKVQEAQRKFAQASSSYSNASLLAADTLNKQLNRNDARRMQVKSSPETELVYLNNNANLLNNSGNRREQIENLTQIANTNVSLNNNTQALENYREVLNAIDSMPAGNSVAIKSNMVDVLVASSNLPEALTLQKEIVREAPTAAVQAAQLRSLSEIYLKLDSADAAQRVLEDAYSLAVKNANVKEARQCVLALTSFYSTRRQAEKAKALQQNFIQQLDTLLARDSSLIDKRLFLLNEARIAELQQQQTLKDELLHRRNRSNYILIGSVLLLLTLLGILVKGWLSIRRRNKLIALQSLRREMNPHFIFNSLNSVNQFIATSNEREANKYLTSYSHLMRSIMENSNKDYIPLSTEIDLLRKYLELEKMRFPDKFNWSIEIDPAINPEAEQIPNMLLQPNLENAIWHGLRYKQTQGMLTLRFRKEGTLLLAVIDDNGIGLEESKRIKTANQKRYESLGLKNVQERIDLLNNLYKSTIRFEVTEKAGTESGTIVTLRW, encoded by the coding sequence ATGCAGTTGCTGAACTACTTTTTCTTTATGTGTGTAATGTGTGTGGCAATGATTTTGCCCGCGCAAAATACATTGCGGCAGGATACTTCACAGCGCAATTATGTGCTTCCTGTTAATCAGGCATCCACACAATTGCTTAATTCCATTGCCGAAAACAAGCCTGCGGCTGAGCTGGCCAACAACTATGCTCAGCTTGCCCAAAGCCTGAGTACTACCGGCGATTATGCGCGTGCCGAAGCGTACCTGAACAAAGCCATTGAACTGGAAAAAACGGTAAAAGGGCAGAAAAATTTACCAGCTTATTACCGCGAATTAGCTAAAGTGCAGGAAGCACAAAGGAAATTTGCGCAGGCATCTTCCAGTTATTCAAATGCATCCCTGCTTGCGGCTGATACACTGAACAAACAACTCAACCGCAATGATGCCCGGCGCATGCAGGTAAAATCATCGCCCGAAACTGAGCTTGTGTATCTGAATAACAATGCAAATTTGCTGAATAATTCGGGCAACCGGCGTGAGCAGATTGAAAACCTTACGCAAATTGCAAATACCAATGTATCGCTCAACAACAATACGCAGGCGCTCGAGAATTACCGCGAAGTGCTGAATGCCATTGACAGTATGCCGGCAGGAAATTCGGTGGCGATAAAAAGCAATATGGTGGATGTGCTGGTGGCTTCCAGCAACTTGCCCGAAGCACTTACACTGCAAAAGGAAATTGTGCGCGAAGCACCAACTGCCGCAGTACAGGCCGCCCAGCTGCGCAGCCTCTCTGAAATTTATCTGAAACTCGATAGTGCCGATGCAGCACAGCGTGTGCTGGAAGATGCATACTCGCTTGCGGTGAAGAATGCCAACGTAAAGGAAGCGCGGCAATGTGTACTTGCACTTACATCGTTTTACAGCACCCGCAGACAAGCCGAAAAGGCAAAAGCCCTGCAACAAAACTTTATTCAGCAGCTTGATACGCTGCTTGCGAGAGACAGCAGTCTTATCGACAAGCGACTGTTTCTGCTCAACGAAGCCCGCATAGCGGAGTTGCAGCAGCAGCAAACGCTTAAAGATGAATTGCTGCACCGCCGGAATCGCTCCAACTATATACTTATTGGCTCGGTGCTGCTGCTGCTTACCCTGCTGGGCATACTTGTAAAAGGCTGGCTCTCCATCCGCCGGCGCAACAAACTCATCGCCCTGCAATCGCTCCGGCGTGAAATGAATCCGCACTTCATCTTCAACAGCCTCAACAGCGTGAACCAGTTTATTGCCACCAGCAATGAACGAGAGGCCAACAAATACCTTACTTCATATTCCCACCTGATGCGCAGCATCATGGAAAATTCAAACAAAGACTACATTCCGCTTTCAACCGAAATTGACCTGTTGCGCAAATACCTCGAACTCGAAAAAATGCGCTTCCCCGATAAATTCAACTGGTCAATCGAAATCGACCCGGCAATTAATCCTGAGGCAGAACAAATACCCAACATGCTCCTGCAACCCAACCTCGAAAACGCCATCTGGCACGGCCTGCGATACAAACAAACACAGGGCATGCTCACACTCCGTTTCCGCAAAGAAGGCACGTTGCTGCTTGCGGTGATTGATGACAACGGCATCGGCCTCGAAGAAAGCAAGCGCATAAAAACAGCCAATCAGAAACGCTACGAGTCGCTTGGTCTCAAAAATGTGCAGGAGCGAATTGACTTACTCAATAATTTGTACAAATCAACCATCCGCTTTGAAGTGACCGAAAAAGCCGGCACCGAAAGCGGCACAATTGTAACTCTCCGATGGTAG
- a CDS encoding DUF4157 domain-containing protein, translated as MFQPKKSSEQAPKPAGMHYAKGFLLADNRPSTIAQRKQLESAQLSKEQPVQNKPNNTGLPDQLKTGIENLSGHSMDDVQVHFNSSQPAQLNAHAYAQGNQIHLAPGQEKHLPHEAWHVVQQKQGRVKPTMQMKGKVNVNDDHGLEKEADVMGRQALQGKQNSSQFKQHEAADSPLHIAQSVQRLSIGSDQHVVQCLLTSATLTNNINGVAGNLHDPHIAAIINALNVFHAQRRPWFYGRQQYSDAVLAALDTMEHQVYAYLVANKAQPGGAGTEKHVIHALLNEIQTAHTDAIEYLHYYNLRLYTPDRAGMTAAQSTRLDQNWNSLRRNTGTVNVDTRARSYGPGTHDQNLPEFARHNRAMFARIMSRPMGRSLINELLDNSDGRNIPIDIRPYHPDLVGMGIMTGAEANNIDANALALGNAKFKRRGTGSGSLIGMESGLTDGANTNTDTAGHQIPSPAFIVVAHELIHALHNKQGNNRRNIAQQRYAAGGVHHGWTNKEEHSTIETGFGVTENKLRLEHGLGTRHGH; from the coding sequence ATGTTTCAGCCGAAAAAAAGTTCAGAACAGGCTCCCAAACCTGCCGGTATGCATTATGCGAAAGGTTTTTTGTTAGCAGATAACAGGCCTTCGACAATTGCGCAACGCAAACAACTTGAATCTGCACAGTTATCAAAAGAGCAGCCGGTTCAGAATAAGCCCAACAATACAGGCCTGCCCGACCAGCTTAAAACCGGTATCGAAAACTTATCCGGGCATTCGATGGATGATGTGCAGGTACATTTTAACTCTTCGCAACCCGCACAGTTGAATGCGCATGCCTATGCACAGGGCAATCAGATCCATCTGGCGCCCGGACAGGAAAAACATTTGCCGCACGAGGCCTGGCATGTGGTGCAGCAAAAACAGGGGCGTGTGAAGCCTACCATGCAGATGAAAGGCAAGGTGAATGTGAACGACGATCATGGGCTGGAGAAAGAAGCAGATGTAATGGGACGGCAGGCATTGCAAGGGAAACAAAATTCAAGTCAGTTCAAACAACATGAAGCAGCTGATTCCCCCCTCCACATTGCACAAAGCGTTCAGCGGTTGAGCATCGGATCTGATCAGCATGTTGTGCAATGTTTGTTAACTTCAGCAACATTAACCAATAATATTAATGGTGTTGCCGGTAATTTGCACGATCCTCATATTGCTGCAATAATTAATGCACTTAATGTATTTCATGCTCAACGAAGGCCATGGTTTTACGGGAGACAGCAATATTCTGATGCCGTATTGGCAGCCTTAGATACTATGGAGCATCAGGTTTACGCTTATTTAGTAGCCAATAAAGCCCAACCCGGAGGCGCTGGTACCGAAAAACATGTTATTCATGCACTGCTTAATGAGATTCAAACAGCTCATACTGATGCCATTGAATATTTACATTATTATAATCTTAGACTTTACACTCCCGACAGGGCAGGAATGACAGCTGCGCAATCAACCCGGCTCGATCAAAACTGGAATTCATTGCGACGTAATACAGGTACAGTGAACGTGGATACGCGTGCCAGAAGCTATGGCCCTGGTACTCATGATCAAAATTTGCCCGAATTTGCCAGACATAACCGAGCCATGTTTGCCCGTATCATGAGTCGACCCATGGGACGTAGTCTTATCAATGAGCTTCTTGATAACAGTGATGGCCGAAATATTCCTATTGATATAAGACCATATCATCCTGATCTTGTGGGAATGGGAATAATGACTGGAGCCGAAGCAAATAATATTGATGCCAACGCACTTGCGTTGGGTAATGCAAAATTCAAACGCCGGGGAACTGGTTCGGGAAGCCTTATTGGCATGGAAAGTGGCCTGACCGATGGTGCAAACACAAATACTGATACAGCAGGCCATCAAATACCTTCACCTGCATTTATTGTTGTTGCACACGAATTAATTCATGCACTCCACAATAAACAGGGAAATAACCGAAGAAATATAGCACAACAGCGATATGCTGCTGGCGGTGTGCATCATGGTTGGACCAACAAGGAAGAGCATTCAACAATTGAAACCGGGTTTGGCGTTACTGAAAATAAATTACGGCTTGAACATGGTTTAGGTACGAGACACGGACACTAA
- a CDS encoding TetR/AcrR family transcriptional regulator, whose product MSKAERTRQYIIEKTAPVFNEKGYAGTSLTDLADATGLTKGSIYGNFENKDEVALAAFEYNFSRITEYLREKIYSRQSATDRLKVYPEEYRNFLSLKFLRAGCPLLNTAVEADDTHPALREKARQALQFWRKSIEKIVQQGIDSGEINPKTDVQEFVTMLTCIIEGAVMQAKLTGRNQELHIAMNFLEKQINALKD is encoded by the coding sequence ATGTCGAAAGCCGAACGCACACGTCAGTATATTATTGAGAAAACGGCTCCCGTATTCAATGAAAAAGGATACGCAGGAACTTCGCTTACTGATTTGGCAGATGCCACCGGTTTAACCAAAGGCAGTATTTACGGCAACTTTGAAAACAAAGACGAAGTGGCGCTGGCTGCATTCGAATACAATTTCTCACGTATAACCGAGTACCTGCGCGAGAAAATATACAGCCGCCAATCGGCCACAGACAGGCTGAAAGTATATCCCGAGGAATACCGGAATTTCCTGAGTCTGAAATTTCTGCGCGCCGGATGTCCGCTGTTAAATACAGCTGTAGAAGCCGACGACACCCACCCCGCCCTGCGCGAAAAAGCCCGACAGGCATTGCAATTCTGGCGAAAATCAATTGAAAAAATCGTTCAGCAGGGCATTGATTCAGGCGAAATCAATCCGAAAACCGATGTACAGGAATTTGTAACGATGCTTACCTGTATTATTGAAGGTGCCGTAATGCAGGCCAAACTTACCGGCCGGAATCAGGAATTGCACATCGCCATGAATTTTCTCGAAAAACAAATCAATGCACTGAAAGATTAA
- a CDS encoding acyl-CoA thioesterase, which translates to MQLRPSSFEKIRFHDCDMFGHLNNARFIDYMINARQEHLVEAYGFNIHDFYRKQLGWVISTHEIAYLRPAVFDERVIIESQLLHLGKDHLCVEIAMLNEERSHYKSILRSRLTFINLKTGKKELHPEEFMIWAQQLADSGRLVEMTLQERVGMLLGKRDE; encoded by the coding sequence ATGCAACTACGACCTTCTTCTTTCGAAAAAATCCGTTTTCACGACTGCGACATGTTCGGTCATCTGAACAATGCGCGTTTTATTGATTATATGATTAATGCCCGTCAGGAGCACCTTGTGGAGGCTTACGGATTTAATATTCATGATTTTTACCGCAAGCAACTCGGATGGGTAATCAGCACACATGAAATTGCGTATCTGCGTCCTGCCGTATTCGACGAGCGTGTAATTATTGAATCACAACTCCTTCATCTTGGCAAAGATCATTTGTGTGTAGAAATTGCCATGCTCAACGAAGAACGGTCGCACTACAAATCAATTCTACGCTCAAGACTAACCTTCATCAATTTGAAAACCGGTAAAAAGGAACTGCATCCTGAGGAATTTATGATCTGGGCACAGCAGCTGGCAGATAGCGGCAGGCTGGTTGAAATGACATTGCAGGAAAGAGTGGGAATGTTGCTTGGGAAAAGGGATGAATAA